Below is a genomic region from Citrobacter tructae.
CTGGTCCGGTAAGACGATTGTTGAGAAACCGCATCAGACGGTGAAAGAAAACTAAAAAAGTGCCGGGTGGTGCAAGCTTACCCGGCCAGCCCTATCAGATTGCACCACATTACCGTACACTGGAACCTCTGGCTAACTGAGGGCAACCGTATGGCACTCCCCCGCATTACCCAAAAAGAGATGACCGAGCGCGAACAGCGCGAACTGAAAACGCTGCTCGACCGTGCCCGTATTGCGCACGGTCGCCTGCTGACCAACGCAGAGACCAACAGCATTAAGAAAGAGTACATTGATAAGCTGATGCTGCAGCGTGAAGCCGAAGCCAAAAAAGCCCGCCAGCTAAAGAAAAAGCAGGCTTATAAACCCGATGCTGAAGCCTCGTTTTCCTGGTCAGCAAACACACCGACGCGCGGTCGGCGTTAACGTCCTTTCTTCTTACGCCCCGGCTGAGCAAAACGTTTACCGTTAGACGCCGGGCGCGCTTTCTCTTTCTCAGCAGATTTTTCGATTTTCACCACCGGGCGCTTAATGCCAGCGGTCGCTGCTTTTGGCTTCGCTTTCGCCTTTGGTTTGGCTTCTGAAGATGAGTTCTCAATCAGCTTAAACAGATCGATCAGTTCGTCATCCGTCAGATCACGCCATTCACCCAGCGGCAATCCGGACAAACCGATATTCATGATCCGCGTACGTTCAAGCTTGGTAACTTCATAGCCAAAGTGTTCGCACATCCGACGGATCTGACGGTTCAGTCCCTGGACCAGGGTGATACGAAATACAAACGGCGCTTCTTTCCTGACCTTACATTTCTTGGTGACAGTACCGAGAATGGGCACCCCCGCCCCCAACCCACGAATAAAGTCGTCGGTTACGGGTTTATCGACCGTCACCAGATACTCTTTTTCATGATCGTTTCCGGCACGCAGGATCTTATTCACCAGGTCGCCGTGGTTGGTGAGAAAGATCAGCCCCTGGGAATCTTTGTCCAGACGACCAATCGGGAACACGCGCTTGCTGTGGTTAACGAAATCAACGATGTTATCGCGCTCACCGTCTTCAGTGGTGCTGACAATACCGACAGGTTTGTTCAGCGCGATAAAAACCAGATCTTCCGCTTCACGCGGCTCAATCAACCGACCATTCACTTTCACAACGTCGCCAGGCATCACCTGATCGCCAATGGTGGCACGTTTGCCATTCAGGAAGACATTCCCTTGTTCGATAAAGCGATCCGCTTCGCGGCGCGAGCAGATTCCGCTTTCACTGATGTATTTATTTAATCGGATGGATGAGTCGGGCAGCATAATTTCTCCTGTATACACTTCATCCTTCAAGCTGTCTCTGCGTTGGCTGCCTTCACTCACCCAGGTCACATAGCAATCTATGCTCCCAGGGATTCGCTCCCTTGCCGCCTTGATACAACTTGAATGATTTTGTGTATTAAAAGCGAAATATACCCTACCTTGCGGGTGATAAAAAATAATCGTGTTCGAATGCCTGAGCGCTATTTGTGATCTGCCACACCTTTCGACACAAAAGTGTCGTTCATCCACGCCTGCAATTTTGTCTGCCGAAAATAAACAGAATCAACGCATTAGAACAAAAAGCACATATGTGCCGACAGCGCACTATCAGCACATCAAATGTGCAACACAATTCGCCAGTTCAGTGGGCTGAAATAAGTGAAAATAGCTTTGAGCTGTGGAACAGATGAGGTTATATCAGATCAAGAAAGCAATTTCGTGATTTGCACAAATGTGCAGGAGTCCAAAAATGGCGACGGAAAACAGCGATGATATCCGCCTGATCGTAAAAATAGCGCAGCTTTATTACGAACAGGATATGACACAAGCGCAAATCGCCCGCGAGCTGGGGATTTATCGCACCACGATCAGCCGTTTGCTAAAACGTGGCCGTGAGCAGGGTATCGTCACCATCGCCATTAATTACGACTACAACGAGAACCTGTGGCTGGAACAGCAGCTAAAACAAAAATATGGCCTGAAAGAGGCGGTCGTGGTCTCCTGC
It encodes:
- a CDS encoding DUF3811 domain-containing protein, giving the protein MALPRITQKEMTEREQRELKTLLDRARIAHGRLLTNAETNSIKKEYIDKLMLQREAEAKKARQLKKKQAYKPDAEASFSWSANTPTRGRR
- the rluF gene encoding 23S rRNA pseudouridine(2604) synthase RluF, whose protein sequence is MLPDSSIRLNKYISESGICSRREADRFIEQGNVFLNGKRATIGDQVMPGDVVKVNGRLIEPREAEDLVFIALNKPVGIVSTTEDGERDNIVDFVNHSKRVFPIGRLDKDSQGLIFLTNHGDLVNKILRAGNDHEKEYLVTVDKPVTDDFIRGLGAGVPILGTVTKKCKVRKEAPFVFRITLVQGLNRQIRRMCEHFGYEVTKLERTRIMNIGLSGLPLGEWRDLTDDELIDLFKLIENSSSEAKPKAKAKPKAATAGIKRPVVKIEKSAEKEKARPASNGKRFAQPGRKKKGR